Part of the Kitasatospora sp. NBC_00374 genome is shown below.
GGGGTCGGACAGCCACTGCACGGGGTGCGCCGCGTCGGCCAGTCCGAGCTTGATCAGGACGCCGTTGGCCAGGCCAGCGCCGTCGGTGCGGTAGACCGCGCCCCACAGCACCGCGAGGATGGCGATCGAGAGCACCTGCGGGAAGAAGAAGACCACCTTGTAGAAGGAGGCACCGCGGACGCCCTGCACACCACCGGTGCCGCTGCGTCCGCCGACGTTGAGCATGAAGGCGAAGAACAGCGCGATCAGGATCGTGATCACCGGCAGCAGGAGGAGCAGCAGCAGGTTGTGCCAGATCGCGCCGAGGAAGACCTCGTCATCGAGGAGTTTCGCGTAGTTGTCCAGGCCGACGAAGTTCATCTCCTGGCTCTGCCCCGACCAGTCGGTCAGGGAGTATCCGAAGGTCTGCGCGTACGGCCAGAGCACCAGGCCGACGTACAGCACGATCGGAAGAAAGAGGAACCCCACGATGAAGGGGTACTTGCCGTGACGCATCGTCACTTCTCCTGTCCTCAGGCGTGACGCACCGGGGGCGGTTCGGGGCCCCCGGTGCGTACGGTGACTCCGCTGGTCAGGCGGTCTTGTTCTTGGTGGCCGACTCCTTGGCCCGCTTGATCCACTCGGCGGGATCGATGCGCGCCGCCATCAGCTCGCCGGAGGCGTTCTGCAGGTCCTCGTCGAACTTGCTCGCGGTGTTGGGGTACTGGAAGTTGAAG
Proteins encoded:
- a CDS encoding carbohydrate ABC transporter permease, with product MRHGKYPFIVGFLFLPIVLYVGLVLWPYAQTFGYSLTDWSGQSQEMNFVGLDNYAKLLDDEVFLGAIWHNLLLLLLLPVITILIALFFAFMLNVGGRSGTGGVQGVRGASFYKVVFFFPQVLSIAILAVLWGAVYRTDGAGLANGVLIKLGLADAAHPVQWLSDPDMVMWCVLAVLVWSGVGFYLVLFSAAMQGIPKDIYEAALLDGAKRGQTFLKITLPLLWETVQTAWVYLAIVAMDAFALVSSISPGAYFGGGPDHHSELISTYLMRSFLRNGEAGYACAMGVVIFFFTLILSVVSLWATKRDRIEY